In the genome of Paenibacillus pabuli, one region contains:
- a CDS encoding formate/nitrite transporter family protein, producing the protein MAAKTPLEVAQYTARTGMKKAQNPVSSVLILSFLAGAFIALGFLLDIRVIASAPAEWGSLVNLIGAAVFPVGLILVLIGGGELLTGNMMAVPLATIARKLSAGSMLKNLTLVTIGNFLGAIFVAYAFGHVLGLTAEGAYLTKVVDMAGHKLDDSFLQAFISGIGCNWLVALAVWLSYASDTMSGKVLGIWFPTMAFVAIGFQHVVANMFLIPAAIFEGHYSWGQYIMNFLPVWLGNLTGGALFVAAAYWMVYLRKHEPEVKPEVVMAAAQPVEAEARSMWSKQA; encoded by the coding sequence ATGGCAGCAAAAACACCTCTTGAGGTTGCACAATATACGGCGCGTACGGGGATGAAGAAAGCTCAAAATCCGGTGTCCTCCGTATTGATACTTAGTTTCCTGGCTGGCGCTTTTATTGCGCTCGGATTTCTGCTGGATATTCGGGTCATTGCCTCTGCTCCGGCCGAGTGGGGCAGCTTGGTTAATCTGATTGGTGCGGCAGTGTTCCCGGTAGGTTTAATCTTGGTGCTGATTGGCGGCGGGGAGCTGCTGACAGGAAATATGATGGCCGTTCCACTCGCGACGATTGCACGCAAACTGTCCGCAGGCAGCATGTTGAAGAATCTCACTTTAGTAACGATAGGTAACTTTCTTGGGGCGATCTTTGTGGCCTATGCGTTTGGGCATGTGCTCGGTCTGACGGCAGAGGGTGCCTATTTGACGAAAGTAGTTGATATGGCTGGACACAAGCTGGACGACAGCTTCCTTCAGGCGTTTATATCGGGGATCGGGTGTAACTGGCTGGTGGCCCTCGCGGTATGGCTGTCCTATGCATCGGATACGATGAGCGGAAAAGTACTGGGCATTTGGTTTCCAACGATGGCCTTCGTGGCTATTGGATTTCAGCACGTTGTCGCCAACATGTTCCTGATTCCTGCGGCCATCTTCGAAGGGCATTATTCATGGGGGCAATATATTATGAATTTTCTTCCGGTATGGCTGGGGAACCTGACGGGAGGGGCACTATTTGTAGCGGCTGCCTACTGGATGGTGTACCTGCGCAAGCATGAGCCGGAAGTGAAGCCTGAGGTAGTCATGGCGGCGGCCCAGCCCGTGGAGGCGGAAGCCAGATCAATGTGGAGCAAGCAGGCGTAG
- a CDS encoding glutathione peroxidase — MSVYSYQAVTTANQEVPLDLYQGKVLVIANTASKCGLTPQYGELQKLYDRYRDQGLVVLGFPCNQFGGQEPGTSEEAESFCQINYGVNFPVFAKVDVNGEDAHPLFKYLREQQPGVGEDNSIQWNFTKFLVNREGEVVGRVEPKESPESMTAEIEKLLGV; from the coding sequence ATGTCCGTATATTCGTATCAGGCGGTAACGACCGCAAATCAGGAAGTTCCACTCGATCTGTATCAAGGCAAAGTGTTGGTCATCGCCAATACAGCCAGCAAGTGTGGACTGACTCCACAATACGGTGAATTGCAGAAGCTCTATGATCGCTATCGTGATCAAGGCTTGGTTGTACTGGGTTTCCCTTGTAACCAGTTTGGCGGTCAGGAGCCGGGTACAAGTGAGGAAGCAGAATCCTTCTGCCAAATCAACTATGGCGTTAATTTCCCGGTGTTTGCCAAGGTCGACGTAAATGGTGAAGATGCTCATCCTTTGTTCAAGTATTTGCGTGAGCAGCAACCTGGTGTTGGTGAAGACAACAGCATCCAATGGAATTTCACCAAGTTCCTCGTGAATCGTGAAGGTGAAGTTGTAGGACGTGTTGAACCCAAAGAATCCCCTGAATCCATGACTGCTGAGATTGAAAAGCTGCTTGGCGTATAA
- a CDS encoding FAD-dependent oxidoreductase, which translates to MKIAVIGCTHAGTAAIVNTAKLYPDATITVYERNDNISFLSCGIALYVGGVVKDPDGLFYSSPDQLAGLGVVTKMLHEVTAVDTEGHTLRAKNLKTGEEFEDTFDKLIVTTGSWPVVPKLEGIEMDNILLCKNYNHSNTIIEKAKHAKRITVVGAGYIGIELVEAFQMNGKEVTLIDSVDRILNKYLDPEFTDAIEETLTGHGIKLALGQTVQKFTGENGKVNKVVTSKGEFETDLVILCIGFRPNTELLKGQVDMLPNGAIIVDKYMQTSQKDVFAAGDSCAIHYNPTGKAAYIPLATNAVRMGTLVARNLVRPTTPYMGTQGTSGIKIYEQNIAGTGLTEASAADEGLVVEAVTLEDAYRPEFMPTAEKLLLKVIYEQATRRIVGAQVMSQADLTQSINTISVCIQNNMTVDELAFIDFFFQPHYNKPWNFLNSAGLQALPPVEVKTPAMV; encoded by the coding sequence ATGAAAATCGCAGTTATCGGATGTACCCACGCAGGAACCGCAGCCATCGTTAACACCGCCAAATTGTACCCGGATGCTACCATCACGGTATATGAGCGCAATGACAATATTTCCTTCTTATCTTGCGGTATTGCGCTGTATGTGGGTGGTGTGGTGAAAGATCCTGACGGATTGTTCTACTCTTCGCCAGATCAACTGGCCGGCCTTGGAGTCGTTACCAAAATGCTTCATGAAGTGACTGCCGTGGATACTGAGGGACATACACTTCGGGCTAAAAACCTGAAAACCGGGGAAGAATTTGAAGATACCTTCGATAAGCTGATCGTAACTACAGGTTCTTGGCCTGTCGTACCGAAGTTGGAAGGCATCGAGATGGACAACATTTTACTTTGTAAAAACTACAATCATTCCAACACCATCATTGAGAAAGCCAAACATGCCAAACGCATTACCGTGGTTGGCGCAGGCTATATCGGCATCGAGCTTGTGGAAGCTTTCCAAATGAACGGCAAGGAAGTTACATTGATCGACAGCGTGGATCGGATTCTGAACAAATATCTCGATCCCGAATTCACGGATGCCATTGAAGAAACGTTGACTGGACACGGCATCAAGCTGGCGCTGGGCCAAACCGTACAGAAATTCACCGGAGAGAATGGCAAAGTGAACAAGGTCGTTACATCCAAAGGAGAATTCGAAACGGATCTCGTTATTCTGTGCATTGGTTTCCGTCCAAATACCGAACTGCTCAAAGGGCAAGTGGATATGCTGCCAAACGGAGCAATCATCGTAGATAAATATATGCAAACCAGCCAAAAAGACGTCTTCGCTGCTGGAGACAGCTGTGCAATTCATTACAACCCAACCGGCAAGGCAGCGTACATTCCACTGGCAACCAATGCAGTGCGGATGGGTACACTTGTAGCGCGGAACCTGGTTCGTCCTACGACACCGTACATGGGTACACAAGGCACATCAGGTATCAAAATTTATGAGCAAAATATTGCAGGTACTGGCCTGACGGAAGCATCTGCCGCGGATGAGGGTCTGGTGGTTGAAGCGGTAACGCTTGAGGATGCTTACCGTCCGGAGTTCATGCCAACGGCCGAGAAGCTGCTGCTCAAAGTAATATATGAGCAGGCTACGCGCCGCATTGTTGGTGCACAGGTCATGTCGCAAGCTGATCTGACACAATCGATCAATACAATCTCTGTCTGCATCCAGAACAACATGACGGTAGATGAGCTGGCCTTTATCGACTTCTTCTTCCAGCCACATTACAACAAACCTTGGAACTTCCTGAACTCGGCTGGTCTTCAGGCGTTGCCTCCAGTAGAAGTAAAAACACCAGCGATGGTATAA